A single region of the Gossypium arboreum isolate Shixiya-1 chromosome 12, ASM2569848v2, whole genome shotgun sequence genome encodes:
- the LOC108478485 gene encoding uncharacterized protein LOC108478485 — protein MGLSMFFVICILHSVIAITSGSLIMFYLHEIYILGHGVKTAQKLLGSTPHDQLLIQTSNSFVGLLLFVVGFLVFMVAFIKDNLFQSFFAKGCVLLHLSMAVWRVNFERRLEDLAWDWPRQVIGDILLALSWVFFLLYTWKEKYD, from the coding sequence ATGGGTTTGTCCATGTTCTTTGTAATCTGCATTCTCCACTCCGTGATTGCCATAACGAGTGGATCCTTAATAATGTTCTATCTCCACGAGATCTATATACTCGGCCATGGTGTTAAAACGGCTCAAAAGCTTTTAGGGTCAACCCCACATGACCAATTGTTAATTCAGACATCCAATTCATTTGTTGGGTTGCTTCTCTTTGTAGTTGGGTTCTTGGTGTTCATGGTAGCCTTTATTAAAGACAACCTATTCCAGAGCTTTTTCGCCAAAGGATGTGTACTCCTTCACTTATCAATGGCTGTGTGGAGGGTTAATTTTGAGAGGAGGTTAGAGGATCTGGCTTGGGATTGGCCGAGACAAGTGATAGGTGATATTCTGCTGGCTCTATCTTGGGTCTTCTTTTTACTCTATACTTGGAAGGAGAAGTATGACTAG